atttagtgataaacaattggaatcaaccatatttagtgataaacaatggaaatcaaacaagtggagtgacttgttacagaaaatgggtaacttgttgggttttatcaaacaagtaacaggacttgttgcagcaactagtaaGTCGTTGAACATATTACAAAAAAACAGAGTTTTTAAGCAGATGCAACTAAGTTATATGTTAGGTTTTTtctaacaagtggagtgactcaagttttaattattgagtagagggaatcatccacatttagtgataaaaaattggaatcaaccatatttagtgataaacaatggaaatcaaacaagtagagtgacttgttacagaaaatgggtaacttgttgtgttttatccaacaagagtaaggacttgttcaacaacttactcaatttgttgcaacagatactaaacTTGCTCGAACAGATACTACATCtattgcaacagatactacttgatttacccacatttagtgatcaataaaaggaatcagccatatttagtgataaacaatagatatcagccacatttagtgataaacaatgaaaatcaaacaagtggagtgacttgttacagaaaatgggtaacttgttgcgttttatccaacaagagtaaggacttgttcaacaacttactcagtttgctgcaacagatactacacttgttgcaacagatactaaacttgctccaacagatactacatctgttgcaacagatactacttgattcacccacatttagtgatcaataaagggaatcagccatatttagtgataaacaatgcatatcagccacatttagtgataaacaatgaaaatcaaacaagtggagtgacttgttacagaaaatgggtaacttgttgtgttttatccaacaagagtaaggacttgttcaacaacttactcagtttgctgcaacagatactacacttgctgcagcAAATACTAAATTTGCTCCAACAGATActacatctgttgcaacagataggggtgttcatggttcggtttgggtcggttattgattaaaaccataaccaaaccaatttagtcggtttttaaatgtctaaaaccataaccaaaccaaataaaataataaccaccggtttggttattatcggtttggttcgatttttcgttTTATGACTAGCagtcatgagacttatcagtaaaacattaaaaagttgaaaaagacaggtctttttttttattcaaacgataacttttatttatagtttaaggtggaacatacatcatagaaacattttcactattagtggtagtgtagtactcaagttatccaaagttgttaaactattacatatagagctaaagactaacttagtagtggctgcaccatttttttcatcttaatacacatacctggaaataaagtagagcatgggagcttttagttgttgctacaaacatacatattaattaaacatacagactacctaaaattaaaattaaaatatatgaaataaaaaaaaattgtgtaatgatcccaaactttggggcagtacttgcattttgccctcaattctaccattttattaaaaaaaaaaaactttgtgtaatgatcccaaacttcagatatttttctatcattatccccaaggctagggtctcgactacaaggagttgttcttttctgctttttaggaggattacccacggaagaaatattagggcattaccatgtgttTGAGTTgtagcaaatgctgatgttactgaagtatcttttataggaacctccaaatctacaacctctgttcttttcatatgaaaaatattagaagtttaggacccattcagacaagaaaaaagaaaggtataaattcgaaaaaagagaagaaacaacctaaaatcaaatggctgacaaagaaaggctaaaaatttaagttaaagacattagactttaatgtgagcttctgttagtaggtttacacttaacacttaaagagttaaaagacttaaagatacgggcttggacatattcttaaaaacatgggccttaaacaatcatgtgaaataagtagaccaaaaatcaaattaatgattaaaaggtataaaatatttataattatttatgaaaaactaatattatacatataaataattataaaatttatgtatataatttatcggtttggttcggttatttattcggttattttttaatagaaccataaccaaaccaaatattatcggtttttaaaatttaaaaccaaatcaaaccaaatgtcgattttttttattcggtttggttaaattttcggtttggttttggttttaaccaaaatcATGAACAGCCCtagcaacagatactacttgattcacccacatttagtgatcaataaaggtAATCAGCCACATTTAGTAATAAACAgtggaaatcaatcatatttattgatcattatatatacttaagcaatttcatggtgttttgggtcaggatagatgatcaactaagtccaatacgcactaaattgagtgatcattggagtgaattgatgggattcacccacatttagtgataaacaatggaaatcaatcatatttattgatcaatatatatacttaagcaatttcatggtgttttgggtcaggatagatgatcaacgaAGTCCAATatgcactaaatggagtgatcattggagtgaattgatgggattcacccacatttagtaataaacaatggaaatcaattatatttattgatcaatatatatacttaagaaatttcatggtgttttgggtcaggatagatgatcaactaagtccaatacgcactaagtggagtgatcattggagtgaattgatgggattcacccacatttagtgataaacaatggaaattaatcatatttattgatcaatatatatacttaagcaatttcatggtgttttgggtcaggatagatgatcaacgaagtccaatacgcactaaatggagtgatcattggagtgaattgatgggattcacccacatttagtgataaacaatggaaatcaatcatatttattgatcaatatatatacttaagtaattttatggtgttttgggtcaggatagatgatcaactaagtccaatacgcactaaatggagtgatcattggagtgaattgatgggattcacccacatttagtgataaacaatgaaaatcaatcatatttattgatcaatatctatacttaagcaatttcatggtgttttgggtcaggatagatgatcaactaagtccaatacgcactaaatggagtgatcattagagtgaattgatgggattcacccacatttagtgataaacaatggaaatcaaccatatttattgatcaatatatatacttaagcaatttttagtaatttgttgcaacttctttccacaactgtatgatctgttgcaatagattagtaacttgtttcagcagattatttacttgttggaacagattagtaacttgttggaacggattagtaatttgttgcaacttcgttccacaactgtatgatctgttgcaacaaattagtaacttgtttcagcagattatttacttgttggaacggattagtaacttgttggcacagattagtaatttgttgcaacttctttccacgactgtatgatctgttgcaacagattagtaacttgtttcagcagattagttacttgttggaacagattagtaacttgttggaacagattagtaatttgttgcaacttctttcacaaatgtattatctaatgcaacagattagtaacttgtttgaagagattagttacttgtttggaacggattagtaacttcttcaacaactgtatgacCTGTTGCAATCATTTAGGCAACTTTTCTAAACAGATTAGTAGATTAGTAATTTTTTGCAACTTTTTTAACAACTGTACTATCTGTTacatttgttgcaacaacattcataaataataacaaggacaaaaaaaattgttcaagtaGTAATTTGTTAAACAGCCAGCTCAAGGCTCCAAAACTTTATCTATCACACCCACTGCCCACCGCCACTGCATCCTCGCCACTGAGTTGTCGCACAATAGAGTCTCAGGCTTTATCATGTTAGTGCCGGTAAGCAAATGCTCAATAAAAGCAAGTGAATACGATCCGCATGCCATTGAAGTTTCATTGCGGGGGAGATTCTCCTTCAGCACAAATTTCCAAACTTCGTTGAGCAGCTTTTCAGGCAAGCGTTCAAACATGTCACTCTGCTTCAGTAGTTTCTGCCATAATTCAATGATTGGCTGGATGTGGATGAAGAACTCATCTTCTTGGATTTTTGGGACGTTGCAGTCATAAACATTTATCACCCCCTCCTCAATTATGAATTCAAGGGTGACAAACTGTCTGACATTTATGTTCATCATAGTAAGCACCCTTTTGGCACCAACCCACTCGCGACCACCTTTGGCTGGTGCAGTACCTCTACAGTAAGCGATAACATCATCATCCCATATAAAATCATCAAGCATTTGATTGAATGGAATAGTTTCCGACTGTGTGCTTTCATCCAACAACTCTGTGTATCGCTTGAGCATGATATTGTAGAAGTTGAGATCCAAGATTATATCTGTGGAAGCATAGTGCTCAATGAAAGTGCTTTGCCTCACACGCATTAAGAGCATAATTTCATTAACATACTGCATTAAAAGTATAAGGAATGTCAGTCACctaaacaactaagtgagttgttgcaacaagtgtgcacttgttgcaacaagtattggtCTTGTTGCCACAACTCTCCTAGTTGTTGGAGATTGCTTACAGCAGTTGGGTCTATTTCCCCAactgttgtaagcaaactctaacaactaagtgagttgttgcaacaagaccaatacttgttgcaacaagtgttccACTCGTTGCAGCAAatatataacttgttgcaactaatACAACCAAAATAAGACTTGTTTCAACAAAAATAATTGTTGTTTTCAAACTTACACTGGCTAGCCACCAATCTTCCATGCTTGTCATTATCCTGAAGTCATCCGCCTTAAATTCATGCAATGAATACATCGTACCCTTGCTCTTCTTAGCATTGACGAATTTTTCAAGCTTTTTCATTTTTTGAGCATTTGCATGCTTATACACATTTACCTTTTtaagatcaacaacaacagcTGCCTTGTGGGGTGTAGAATATTTCCTTGACCTAACATCGGCAAGTGCCTTGGAAATTGCTTTTCCCTTCATGCGAATGCGAATAGGAGTATAGGGTGAGGTCAGCTTCTTGGATGGATTGACACCCCTCTTGGATAACAAACTCTGTAAAGCAGAATTTGTGTTTTTTTGTGCCTTCACCAACTCCTCAACATTATTTATCAGATCATCCATTTGCCGCTTGCTATAGGTGCATTCACAAGCACATTTCGATGTGTCGGCACTAACAAAGAAAAATCTACCACCAAATCCGCCACAACTAACATCTCCATAAATTGGAGTTTGTCCACCGACATCACCACCAATTGAAGTTTGTCCACCAACAACACCACCAATTGGAGTTTGTCTACCATCATCTATTATTTTTTCACCGGTAATTTCTACCGCAACGTCATCAACAGCAGGTTGACCACCAGCAaaaacaccaccaccaccaacatctACCACAACTGATTCCCTTttgatggctgtcactccagCCAATTCTAATTTCATCCCCTCAATCATTTTATCAGGAACAGATTGTAAGGGCTTAAAGGAAGCAAGGAATGACATCTCCAACTCCCGTACTGTCGGGACAATCCACGGGTGCACAACCTACAACAAAAAAGTAGATATATTAAAATGGTCCTAAATCATGAAGTGCAACAGATAACTAGGTTGTTGCAAGaggtgtcatacttgttggacattgtcTAACAGAATAGTAACTTGTTGCAAGaggtgtcatacttgttggacattgtccaacatattagtaacttgttgcaacaggtgtcatacttattagacattgtccaacagattagtaacttgttgcaacaggtgtcatacttgttggacattaTCCAACAGATGACCAAGTTTATTCTATATATATGTCTTAAGGCTTACCTCTTCCAAAGGAGGGTTAAAAAGATCAACACTCAATCTTGTGTTGCTCTTTGCAGTCAGCCATCTAAGCATTCTTGGAAAAGACACTTCTGAAGGGTAGTCCTTCACTTGTTGTCGGAGGTGAGGAATgacttcaaatgcccaagcctagaaaacaAGATACCATCAAAATCAGAATGATGATATAAATACAAAAAGTACAAGAAATTGACATTGCAAATGCtttaccatgaaagcccaagggaagccatataaATTGACTGTCTTCATTGTTGGCTTAAGCTCTTTCGATAAATAGTCAACAGTCAACTTGAAGCTTTCCCGGCCCCATCCATGGTTGTTGAATGTCTCATAGTCCTCCGCAAGTTTAAGCAAACCAAGTGGTATGTTCAGACTTGTATCTTTTGCCATAAGAACACAGTGAACAAACCAAACTAAACACAAGGACTGCTTATGCTTTTTTGACATGGTTTTGTATTGCAAATCTACAAGCAGCTTATCTCCTTTGTAGCTTTTTCCAACTAACTCCACCAAATCAGTTTCACTCTTATTTTTTCCACCCTTTCCTACTTTCTTGGCTTCTTTGGCTGTCTTGCTAGTCTGGGCTGGCTTATTCAATACAACAGTAGGAAGCTCACAAGGATGACATCTAAGGTCAGTAACTATGGCAAACTCTTTAAATCCAAAGCACACCGGCATGCCACAGTAATTAATCCAAAGCTCATCCTTTGCATCCGAAAGAATTCTACGCTTCATAAGCCCAtataccattttcatttgaaactgTGCACCGGTCTCTTCAGGCAGATCCAAATACACCCCAAAACAGCTTTTCCTAAAGAAATCCTCCACCCCCTACTTTTTAAGAATTAGcctaaacatatcaaagttcttgCCCATGCCTGATTTGACCGTAAGATCAAcggtcaaatcattattttcattcaacgGCATCCTCACGGCATACTTGTCAATACTGAAAACCTTGACGACCTCAGCAATGGAAGGTCTGTTATGATCTATGTCTAATCTACTAGAAGATTCTGCAATTAAATTGGCATTCACACTATTTCTCTTCTTTGTTCTTAATTCAGCTATGAACGTCGACAAGTGAACTGTATTTTCGAAAGCACTGCCcttttcatcatcttcatccaaTCCATCTACTCCATCAGCAGTTTCTTCAGCTTCTAATtcttcttcactttgttcatttgtatctactgcttcttggctctgtacttcctctctttctgaggattgattgtcagtttggctgTCTCTTTCCTCTATATTTGCTGATTCAACAATAGACTTTGCTAAATCAGCAAGATTCTCTAATGATGATTGCACTCTAGCTTTTTTATTATCTCTATGACCCTCAGTTGATTTCTCAACTTTTCTTTTGGCTGGAGACATTTTATCTACAcataggagaaaaaaaaaagcttcaaCTGATTAGTGCATCATTCAAAGTAAACAGATAATAAGAAGTGCAGCATTTGATCAAACAAA
The sequence above is a segment of the Lycium barbarum isolate Lr01 chromosome 6, ASM1917538v2, whole genome shotgun sequence genome. Coding sequences within it:
- the LOC132599509 gene encoding uncharacterized protein LOC132599509, whose protein sequence is MKMVYGLMKRRILSDAKDELWINYCGMPVCFGFKEFAIVTDLRCHPCELPTVVLNKPAQTSKTAKEAKKVGKGGKNKSETDLVELVGKSYKGDKLLVDLQYKTMSKKHKQSLCLVWFVHCVLMAKDTSLNIPLGLLKLAEDYETFNNHGWGRESFKLTVDYLSKELKPTMKTVNLYGFPWAFMAWAFEVIPHLRQQVKDYPSEVSFPRMLRWLTAKSNTRLSVDLFNPPLEEVVHPWIVPTVRELEMSFLASFKPLQSVPDKMIEGMKLELAGVTAIKRESVVVDVGGGGVFAGGQPAVDDVAVEITGEKIIDDGRQTPIGGVVGGQTSIGGDVGGQTPIYGDVSCGGFGGRFFFVSADTSKCACECTYSKRQMDDLINNVEELVKAQKNTNSALQSLLSKRGVNPSKKLTSPYTPIRIRMKGKAISKALADVRSRKYSTPHKAAVVVDLKKVNVYKHANAQKMKKLEKFVNAKKSKGTMYSLHEFKADDFRIMTSMEDWWLASYVNEIMLLMRVRQSTFIEHYASTDIILDLNFYNIMLKRYTELLDESTQSETIPFNQMLDDFIWDDDVIAYCRGTAPAKGGREWVGAKRVLTMMNINVRQFVTLEFIIEEGVINVYDCNVPKIQEDEFFIHIQPIIELWQKLLKQSDMFERLPEKLLNEVWKFVLKENLPRNETSMACGSYSLAFIEHLLTGTNMIKPETLLCDNSVARMQWRWAVGVIDKVLEP